In Bythopirellula goksoeyrii, a single window of DNA contains:
- a CDS encoding N-acetylglucosamine kinase has protein sequence MSENHNLILGIDGGGTKTVACLAQVVPDGSFHVVGRGQSGSSNLKAVGPEKALENLAEALDQAWSDAQVAPESVSLAVLGLSGAGRPEAQSLLQQWNTENRIAHKLSIVHDALPVLAAGTPDGSGVALIAGTGSVAFAADSNRKTAVVGGWGYWFGDEGSAFWLGQAALRAASLASDGRSPATQLLEAILDRLSISDPREMLTSLARCGDVRSAIAGLADLVSIAADQQDTAALEIVSQAAGHLAALVVAAAKQLELGMRFPLALAGGVLSGSQLIREALLGELAARGVSPDSVQLVTDPVNGCLKVAMCEITSQSSA, from the coding sequence ATGTCTGAAAATCACAATCTAATCCTTGGAATAGATGGTGGGGGGACCAAGACCGTTGCCTGCCTGGCGCAAGTCGTTCCTGATGGTTCTTTTCATGTCGTCGGGCGAGGACAGTCGGGTAGTTCCAATCTAAAAGCCGTTGGGCCTGAAAAGGCCCTGGAGAATCTTGCTGAGGCTCTCGATCAAGCGTGGTCCGATGCCCAGGTGGCACCGGAATCTGTGTCGCTCGCCGTCTTGGGGCTCTCCGGTGCTGGCCGACCAGAAGCGCAATCCCTTCTACAACAATGGAACACTGAGAACCGCATCGCACACAAGCTCTCGATTGTGCATGACGCTCTGCCGGTACTGGCAGCGGGCACTCCTGATGGAAGCGGCGTGGCGTTGATCGCAGGGACGGGGTCTGTAGCGTTTGCCGCGGATTCCAATCGCAAGACGGCTGTTGTGGGTGGCTGGGGGTATTGGTTCGGCGATGAAGGGAGCGCTTTCTGGCTGGGGCAAGCTGCCTTGAGAGCTGCATCACTGGCGAGTGATGGTCGCTCGCCTGCGACTCAGCTATTGGAGGCAATCCTCGATCGGCTATCGATATCCGATCCGCGAGAGATGCTGACCTCACTTGCACGATGTGGCGACGTACGGTCGGCAATTGCGGGACTGGCCGACCTGGTAAGCATCGCTGCAGACCAACAAGATACCGCTGCGCTTGAGATCGTCTCCCAGGCTGCAGGTCATCTAGCCGCGCTCGTCGTCGCTGCAGCGAAACAGCTCGAGCTCGGAATGCGATTTCCTCTGGCGCTCGCCGGGGGGGTGCTGAGTGGGAGCCAATTGATTCGAGAAGCGTTGCTCGGTGAGTTGGCTGCACGCGGGGTGTCTCCTGATTCAGTGCAATTGGTTACTGATCCTGTCAATGGTTGCCTCAAAGTAGCGATGTGCGAAATCACTAGTCAGTCGAGCGCCTGA
- the murQ gene encoding N-acetylmuramic acid 6-phosphate etherase, protein MLEHLTTELSNPASEALDSLSPREIVALINSEDAGIADAVAQQSEQIAKAIEVIAHRLRHGGRLIYIGAGTSGRLGILDAAECPPTFNSDPSQVVGIIAGGPTAVLRAVEGAEDSPELAKQDLKNIELCSNDVVVGIATSGRTPYVAGALEYARSQGAYAIGLSCNHNATINTRSDLTISPVVGPEILSGSTRMKAGTATKMVLNMLSTGAMVRLGKTYGNLMVDLQATNTKLTERSRRILAKLAMISPEDAAIQLHQCGGELKVAIVSQRLNLSPDEARQRLQANGGHLRQALENDPD, encoded by the coding sequence ATGTTGGAACATCTTACTACCGAGCTAAGCAATCCTGCTTCCGAAGCCCTAGATAGCCTGAGCCCTCGCGAGATCGTTGCGCTCATTAATTCTGAGGACGCAGGGATCGCCGATGCCGTCGCTCAGCAGTCAGAGCAGATTGCTAAAGCTATCGAGGTCATCGCGCATCGCCTCCGTCACGGTGGAAGACTCATCTACATTGGTGCGGGTACTTCGGGTCGGCTGGGTATTTTGGATGCTGCAGAGTGTCCTCCCACTTTCAATTCTGACCCTTCTCAAGTCGTCGGGATTATCGCGGGCGGCCCAACTGCGGTCCTGCGAGCTGTCGAAGGGGCTGAAGACTCACCAGAACTTGCCAAACAAGACTTGAAAAACATTGAACTCTGTAGCAACGACGTTGTTGTTGGGATCGCTACGAGTGGCCGTACTCCCTACGTCGCTGGTGCGTTGGAGTATGCACGCAGTCAGGGTGCGTACGCAATTGGGCTCAGTTGCAATCATAATGCGACGATCAACACCCGATCCGATCTTACGATTTCTCCAGTCGTGGGACCTGAGATCCTGAGCGGTTCGACAAGGATGAAAGCAGGCACGGCTACCAAGATGGTGCTCAACATGCTTTCTACCGGTGCCATGGTGAGGCTCGGAAAAACCTATGGGAATCTCATGGTTGACTTGCAGGCCACGAATACCAAACTCACCGAACGAAGTAGACGCATTCTTGCTAAACTGGCAATGATCTCTCCAGAAGATGCGGCGATCCAGCTTCATCAGTGTGGTGGAGAACTCAAAGTCGCGATCGTTTCTCAACGATTGAACCTCTCGCCGGACGAGGCCCGCCAGCGGTTGCAAGCCAATGGAGGCCACTTGCGCCAAGCCTTGGAAAACGATCCCGATTGA
- a CDS encoding sodium:solute symporter translates to MQLLIPPLDAAIVVGYLAFSIMLGLWVGRGQKSTLDYFLGNRSLPTWTVLLSIVATETSTVTFLSIPGFTFAQDGDMRFLQITFGYIVGRFLVIWILLPRYFEGQIFTAYEVLQQRFGIVSRRVTSALFLVTRNLSDALRLYLTALALQQVVGLELTHCIVLLGVVTIVYTFLGGVKSVVWNDCLQFFIYIVGALVALWLMITRLPGGWEQLTQFGEATDRLRIFDFDLSLTKPTMTFWSGLIGGIFLTAATHGTDQLMVQRYLSSRSQRSASWALGLSGFIVCLQFALFLFIGVALACFYREHPPEVQFGAGDGDKVFAHFIVNYLGTGLVGLTLSAVFAAAMSTLSSSLNSSATVLVQDIFLPLTKTELAPTQQLWISRIATAGFGILQIGIAIASYQIGATESTVSSVLSIASFALGPLLGLYLLAVFTNRVHQRAALTGFCVGVISISAIAFTTNLYWAWYAGVGALITLSSGYLASFCIAETPLSDAYSENSQ, encoded by the coding sequence GTGCAACTCCTGATTCCTCCTCTCGATGCGGCGATCGTCGTAGGCTATCTCGCCTTCTCCATCATGCTAGGACTATGGGTGGGCCGGGGCCAGAAAAGCACCTTAGATTACTTCCTGGGCAATCGGTCCCTTCCAACTTGGACAGTCTTGCTATCGATAGTCGCCACGGAAACTAGCACGGTCACTTTTCTCAGCATCCCCGGCTTTACATTTGCCCAAGATGGAGACATGCGCTTTTTGCAGATCACCTTCGGCTATATTGTTGGAAGATTTCTCGTTATCTGGATACTGCTTCCTCGATATTTTGAAGGTCAGATCTTCACGGCTTACGAGGTCCTCCAGCAAAGATTCGGGATCGTTTCCCGCCGCGTGACGTCAGCACTCTTCCTGGTCACGCGCAACTTGAGCGATGCATTGCGGTTGTATTTGACGGCCTTGGCGTTGCAACAAGTCGTGGGACTTGAGCTAACTCACTGTATTGTCTTGCTGGGAGTCGTGACGATCGTCTACACCTTCTTGGGTGGAGTCAAATCGGTCGTATGGAACGACTGCCTCCAGTTTTTCATTTATATTGTCGGCGCGCTGGTCGCTCTCTGGCTGATGATCACACGCCTGCCCGGCGGATGGGAGCAACTCACTCAATTTGGCGAGGCCACTGACAGACTTCGCATCTTCGATTTTGATTTGAGCCTGACCAAACCTACGATGACGTTTTGGTCGGGACTGATCGGTGGTATCTTCCTCACGGCAGCGACTCATGGCACGGACCAACTCATGGTGCAACGCTATTTGAGCTCTCGTAGTCAGCGGTCGGCAAGTTGGGCTTTGGGTCTGAGCGGTTTCATTGTTTGTCTTCAGTTTGCCTTGTTTCTCTTTATCGGTGTCGCTCTCGCGTGTTTTTATCGAGAGCACCCTCCAGAAGTGCAGTTCGGGGCTGGTGACGGAGATAAAGTATTTGCCCATTTTATCGTGAACTACTTGGGGACCGGCCTGGTTGGACTCACCCTCTCAGCCGTGTTTGCCGCGGCGATGTCCACACTTTCTAGCTCCCTCAACTCGTCGGCGACTGTGCTGGTTCAAGATATCTTTCTGCCGCTCACCAAGACGGAACTTGCACCGACACAGCAGTTGTGGATCAGTCGAATAGCAACCGCGGGATTCGGGATTCTCCAGATCGGCATCGCTATTGCTTCCTATCAAATCGGTGCCACTGAGAGTACCGTCAGCAGCGTTCTCAGCATTGCTAGTTTTGCCCTGGGACCGCTCCTCGGGTTGTATTTGTTGGCTGTGTTTACGAATCGCGTCCACCAACGTGCCGCTCTGACTGGGTTTTGTGTCGGCGTGATCTCGATTTCAGCCATCGCATTTACCACAAACCTCTACTGGGCATGGTACGCAGGTGTAGGTGCCTTGATTACTCTATCGTCTGGATATCTTGCAAGCTTCTGCATCGCCGAGACACCTCTCAGTGATGCCTATTCGGAGAATTCACAATGA
- a CDS encoding exo-beta-N-acetylmuramidase NamZ domain-containing protein, whose protein sequence is MNIVCFRFLTFSLLASCALLTDALPRSLAFAETAELPRKSPAELGLQADQLDRIDELVAAEIEKGNLPGCVVMIGRRGGIGFARAYGHRQLEPTSEEMTLDTVFDLASLTKPLATATSIMKLVERGQVRLREPVATYIPEFAQNGKNSITIEHLLTHQGGLIPDNPLADYEHGSEEAWKNIWELAPRNPVGTKFAYTDVGFLVLGQVIERVTGKDVATFARENIFEPLGMSETGYLPEEELRARAATTEKRDDEWLRGEVHDPRAALLGGVAGHAGLFSTAGDIAKYAQMILDAGKVNGSQLFSPLTIAEMGRRRNVDGNERALGWDSLSKYSSNRGELFSDKAIGHGGFTGTALWIDPELDLFVVFLSSRLHPDGEGSVNPLAGRIGTIAAASIDAKESEANDTVVSSSSSPADDTKNTLLGIDVLERDQFALLKGRRVGLITNHTGLNSAGERTIDLLHAAPNVELISIFSPEHGLQGKLDEPNISDTRDEATGLPVHSLYGESRKPDAKQLEGIDTLVFDIQDIGTRFYTYISTMGLALEAAGEHDLKFVVLDRPNPLGGVLVEGPVLDLDNKSFVGFHEISVRHGMTMGELAQMFQAEDKLDVDLQVVNMEHWSRDQHWDQTGLVWTNPSPNMRSLTQALLYPGIGLLETTNLSVGRGTDTPFEVIGAPWIDATKLAQFLNQQNMPGVTFVPIRFTPRESKFAKEACEGINVIVVDRQAFEPVRTGLVIALALRELFPQDWDMARYNRLLANDQVYSAISEGTTIEQLNELIAPALEDFKSRRREFLIYR, encoded by the coding sequence ATGAACATCGTATGCTTTCGATTCCTTACCTTTAGTCTGCTGGCAAGCTGTGCACTCCTTACCGATGCCTTGCCAAGAAGCCTTGCCTTCGCCGAAACCGCTGAGTTACCGAGAAAGTCACCTGCGGAACTCGGTCTCCAGGCCGATCAGCTCGACCGGATCGATGAACTGGTGGCAGCTGAAATCGAGAAGGGAAACTTACCCGGTTGTGTCGTGATGATAGGACGCCGCGGAGGGATCGGATTTGCGCGGGCCTACGGCCATCGCCAACTCGAGCCTACGAGCGAAGAGATGACGCTCGACACGGTGTTTGACCTTGCTTCGCTTACCAAGCCCCTGGCCACGGCAACAAGTATCATGAAACTAGTGGAACGTGGACAGGTGAGACTGCGGGAACCCGTGGCGACTTACATCCCTGAGTTCGCCCAAAACGGTAAGAACTCGATCACCATCGAACACCTCCTTACCCATCAAGGAGGGCTCATTCCCGATAACCCGTTGGCGGATTATGAACATGGGTCCGAAGAAGCATGGAAAAACATCTGGGAGTTGGCTCCCAGGAATCCCGTCGGGACGAAGTTTGCCTACACTGACGTAGGATTCCTGGTTCTTGGTCAAGTGATCGAGCGCGTGACAGGCAAGGACGTTGCTACCTTTGCGCGTGAGAATATCTTTGAGCCGCTTGGCATGTCCGAGACAGGGTATCTACCGGAGGAGGAACTGCGAGCTCGCGCAGCCACCACCGAAAAACGAGATGACGAGTGGCTGCGCGGCGAAGTGCATGATCCTCGCGCCGCACTACTCGGAGGAGTCGCAGGGCATGCAGGCCTGTTCTCCACGGCTGGCGACATTGCCAAGTATGCACAAATGATCTTGGACGCCGGCAAGGTCAACGGTTCGCAATTGTTCAGCCCGCTGACGATTGCCGAGATGGGTCGGCGGAGAAATGTTGACGGAAACGAGCGTGCCCTGGGTTGGGATAGTTTGAGCAAATACTCCAGCAATCGGGGAGAATTGTTCAGCGACAAAGCCATTGGACACGGCGGCTTCACTGGGACTGCCCTCTGGATCGATCCCGAGCTTGATCTCTTCGTGGTTTTCTTGTCCAGCCGATTACATCCCGATGGCGAAGGAAGTGTTAATCCGCTTGCAGGACGAATCGGCACGATTGCCGCCGCTTCAATTGATGCAAAGGAGTCGGAAGCGAATGACACTGTTGTTTCCTCTTCATCCTCCCCGGCGGACGACACCAAGAATACGCTGCTGGGAATCGATGTATTGGAGAGAGATCAGTTCGCTCTGCTCAAAGGTCGCAGAGTGGGTCTGATCACCAACCATACGGGACTCAACAGCGCAGGAGAACGCACGATTGATTTGTTGCATGCAGCACCGAATGTAGAATTGATCTCCATTTTCAGTCCCGAGCATGGATTGCAGGGAAAGCTCGACGAGCCCAATATATCTGATACCCGCGACGAAGCGACGGGGCTTCCTGTTCACAGCCTCTATGGAGAATCTCGGAAACCAGATGCCAAGCAATTAGAAGGTATTGATACCCTCGTGTTCGACATCCAGGATATTGGAACCCGCTTCTACACCTATATTTCAACGATGGGCTTAGCCCTCGAAGCCGCAGGGGAACATGACTTAAAGTTTGTGGTGTTGGATCGTCCCAATCCACTCGGCGGTGTGCTCGTCGAAGGCCCTGTTCTCGACTTGGACAATAAATCGTTCGTTGGCTTTCACGAAATTTCAGTGCGTCATGGCATGACCATGGGTGAACTGGCGCAAATGTTCCAAGCGGAAGACAAACTCGATGTCGATCTCCAAGTTGTGAACATGGAACATTGGTCTCGCGATCAGCATTGGGATCAGACAGGTTTGGTTTGGACGAATCCGTCTCCGAATATGCGAAGTCTTACTCAGGCTCTGCTGTATCCTGGAATCGGACTGCTGGAAACCACCAATCTCTCTGTGGGGCGAGGAACCGATACGCCGTTCGAAGTCATCGGTGCGCCGTGGATCGACGCAACGAAGCTAGCTCAGTTTCTCAATCAGCAAAACATGCCAGGCGTAACCTTTGTGCCGATTCGCTTTACTCCTCGTGAAAGCAAGTTCGCGAAGGAAGCTTGCGAGGGGATCAATGTCATCGTCGTAGATCGCCAAGCGTTTGAGCCGGTACGTACTGGGTTGGTCATTGCGTTGGCATTGAGAGAACTCTTCCCACAAGACTGGGATATGGCCCGCTACAATCGACTTTTGGCAAATGATCAGGTCTACTCGGCGATTTCCGAGGGTACGACGATTGAGCAACTCAATGAACTCATTGCCCCCGCCCTGGAGGAT